CTTACGCCCCTAATAGTATTAATTAGTTATTATGTATGTATTGTGTACACAATATTATATGTAGGTTTTATAGCGTGTTAGCTAGGCGTTTTTTGCAGTTGACATCGTGTACAATGCTTGTTctggatgaaataaataaataaatagaatgacCCGTAAAATGTCAGCTAACGTAGTTGGCTAACGCTAGCTTAAGCTCGTTTCATCCTAGTGGgcgtatattaataaatatataaagcgTTATGTTAATTTAGAAAGATCATCAATCCGTTTGAATGCGACTCTGACTCAGCTGCTTGGCATCTCTGAACGGGTCTGCCGTCGAGTCTTGTTGGTGAAGGCTGCTGACCATTAGCTAATTAACATTAGCCAGCAGATAGATACAGTGCAGACATCGGAGGCCAATGCGACACCGTCCTCGCTAGTTTTATTGTAGCATCTGTTTTATCTTGAAACACATCTTTACATAGCGAGCATAGCTTAACTTCCCTTAACATAAAGATCGCCTGGGCTGGttaaaagcagcagggcagagaaAGCTGACGGTGACTAAACGAGAGAAGGAGAGGCAGGCAATACCCCGTGGGCGGCCTCGCTCGGTGTTTTTCGGGTCTGTTCGTGCACGGCTCGCCTCGACTCGGTGATTCTGATGAATTTGACGCAGATCTTGTTCTCCATCCAGCTTGGAAGGAAGTCCCGGTTTTAGTCATGTGACTACAGGGTGGCAAAGATGTCTGTGCGATGGCCCACTGTTTTATTCCACCTTCTGACCTTGGCTTTTAATTCCTTTAAGGCAGCTTCTTTGAAatgggtgtgtgtgcgtgcagtCGAGCGTAGAGAAGGACAAAAGATGAAAAAGGTGTAAAGAGGATGGGCATCCTAGTAGTAGGCACCTGCTTGTTTTCACGTAGTGGTTTTAATCCcagatattacattacattacatcacagtaCATACTAGTActgctgtttttcttctttttcttgatTGACTCCTGTCTTCTGGTCTTTGTGTTTGACACTGATCAATAATATGTTTGTGTTTTCTGTTCTCTTTTTCCTCAGCATTGGGTGCTGCCTATGGCACAGCGAAGAGTGGCACAGGCATTGCTGCCATGTCAGTGATGAGGCCGGAGCTCATCATGAAGTCCATCATCCCCGTAGTCATGGCGGGTATCATAGCCATCTACGGCTTGGTGGTGGCTGTGCTCATTGCAAACAACATTTCAGAAAAGGTTACGCTCTACAAGTAAGTcaagccttttttattttcaccATTTTTATTGATTCTCTGTTCCTTGTATTCATATATTGGAGTAATGGCTTTTGGATAAGAGAGAGTGCCCAAATATGGAAAAAAGGTGTGGATGAGACCAAATTTGTAATTAATTTGAATATATGGTTCAGCAGTTGCAATGGCCTGCTTGCTCAATCTGACTACTGAGAATATTGCTGACTTGTCGTTCACACAAGTGCTGTTCTCATCAACTTCCTGCATTTGATTCTGCCCAAAACATTTTGTGGTGGTTTCATTAAAGCAACGTCAGTTTTTTGTGGCACTGACGCTGTCTTTACTTTACTGTCTTTTTTCTAAGTAAATTTAATTGTGGGCTGAATCAAAAGGTGTAATCTTAAATAGAGGTACATACAGATATTGACATTTATTGTTACtggtttgatgtgtgtgtgtgtgagagagagagcgagagagggagagtcaTAATTAACAGTGAGCTGTTTTCTTTgttatgtaattttttatttcagaaaattcTTGGCTGGCTGGTGTTTGGTAGATTTTTAGGTGTAGATGAGTCCAGTTGCACACACCAGTCCTCAGGGCCCCTGTGTGGTTGTTTTTGAAAACAATTAAGATAGATAAGCCcaattttgtgttttgttctcTTTGACTTTGATAATAACATCTTAAATGTTCCTCTTTTGTCCTCCCTTACTCTTGCAGGAGCTTTCTTCACCTGGGTGCAGGACTGAGTGTGGGCCTGAGTGGCCTTGCTGCTGGCTTTGCCATTGGTATTGTGGGAGATGCAGGAGTCAGGGGCACAGCCCAGCAGCCTCGCCTCTTTGTGGGCATGATCCTCATTCTGATCTTCGCTGAAGTGTTGGGGCTGTACGGGCTTATTGTTGCCCTTATTCTCTCCACCAAGTAAAATATTacctaaaatattaattattattattattattgttattataatacaGACAACCACccactacaaacacacaccaactcaGACATCCACCTAATGAAACACATTGAGTAACTACAACACAAGAATCGAAGAGAGgggagtgtgtatgtatgtaagtgtgcgtatgtatgtaagtatgtatgtgtgtgtgtggtgggcaaGTAATTGTCTGTGCGAACTCTCCTCTCTGTGTGTATTATAGTAGCCTGATATGCGTCCCCTTGTAAATGCGCTGTGTAGCCTGTGCTCTTGTCTTGTTGGTGTTTAGGTAGATTCCTTGACCCCCCCCCCTACCACTACActtctttgtttgtgtttttattttgtcatttttcctCATGTTTAAACGAATCATTtttgttttgctctttttttttttttgcctttttttcaaTTTTGGGACCATTTTTGATTACTACACCGATGTTGAGGACCTAACTGTAAAGAAAagaagcatatttttttttttgtttttcaccaATTTATTTATGAAGATTTTGAGATGTTCATGAAACTGTTTAAATCGATCAAAGTCTTTATTGAAATCCCAAtgatctatatatataaatacatgtatCAGAAATATATATCTGTATAGGTAGGTCAATTGCACTGTGGGTAATTTGTGCTTGGAGTTCCTCTGGATGTAATCATTGGTTACCATGGAGATCTGTTTGTTTCAAGATATTGGTGTGGAAGTTTACAGAGCGTGCAGTCGTGAGTGTATGCACGCATacgtttgtgagtgtgaatgtgtaTGTTTTAATTCTAAGGTGACATTCTTTAAACATGTGTAGCGTTATACCTGTAGTTACTACTGTTTTCTGGTTGCATTGATGGGTGAACACCAGCCCAGCCCGTCCTGTTTCCAAATAAAATTTCCTCAACTTCCTCCTCTCTTtgagttgtttatttatttatgtttatatatattttttatatatatatatttaagtactacaaatatcactcatttagAATAACAGAAGTAAAGCTACAGTACACAATTGCTGACATTCAATAAACAGTgagatatatttaatttaaaacctttttttttcacctgcataCTTCCATACTCCAGCCTCTCACTGAGGCAAAAGAGGAAGAGATTGTGCTTAGGGTGTGCTGGTTGAGGGATTAGTCCCCAGGTTACCATCTGTCTATCACAATTTCTGTGCTTCTCAACAGAACCCACCACACTGCACCTCCCCACCCTACAGTTTCATGATTCTGCCGGCCACAGGGTGTGCCGTAGAGCACTGGAACCATGCTCATATAGCCTCATATGTAAAAGGTTCAGCAAAGTTAATGCTATGGATTTGAGTCTAATCTTACAGAAGTTGTGCTGTAATCATCAAAATCCTGTGCAGATCTTAATGCCTTAAAGGCCTTCTAAATACAGCACTATATGCAATATTCTAATTCATACATTTGAGCTCAAGGGATTCAATATGCAGCAGTCTTCTGGAAAGGGTTTaggcctagtcatagactatattttccctTCAGTAGAGAAAATGTAGTCCAAGACTACTGCCcctagaactgtgtgtgtgtcagctggTACAGTGTTCAGTCATTGTTTAAGTATAGAAAGGTGTACCATGCAAGGTCATGTGATTTactggggtgggggtggggggaagAGTTGAGCCTAGGGTGCCTAAATCTGTAGACTAATGCTATAATCAGCCGAAATGGGTTCAGGTCTTAAAATCAAGGAATTGACAAAAAGTCTAGAAAAAATATACTGGTAGCTGTATTTAACAGTTAATACTTCATGGCCAAGTAACAAGTACGCCATATGGATACAAGTATtaaacacctgcttattcactgttcacaAATTATATAACTAATGTCCACCTCTGCTTACAGTACAATATCAAAGGTCACATaatgttacctaaattaatcaCCTACCCAGTGGTTGAATCAGGACTGCTATTGTCAGAGTTTAGACAACAGTTGTGACTGATGGGATCTAAGTACAGAAGCTAAGACTAGGCAGGATCCTGGCCAATTATAGATCATGATCAGTAATAGCTTATGCAAATCAATAATGTAGAGTAATATGCCATGATGACCATTTTCTTTCTAGGTCATTCAGACAGCTGAGAAATAAACCTTTCCTTCAAACATCACATACAAAAACATTTCTATAAATTACTAGAACTCAGTAGTACACAAATGGGAGTTCAAAGTTGTGGGAGAAACTACCAAGATGGTAGCAACCCTGTCCTGCTGTAGataagattggacacccctgctggAGGATGACTAATGAAAAGCAATTTGATCAGCTACACATTTGCTAAATATAGTATGAGAATCATAGCAACATTGGAGCTGGCAGCATGCAGGGGGTTATAAAACATCTACAAGGGAAATTATCTAATGacatttattatctaaaatataCTGTGAACATGTACACTGGTAAAAGTATAAATAATTTTAGGGATTAGAACTGTCTAGGAAAGTTTTAAGGtacttttaaaaacttttaagaagCTTAAGCTTAAGCTTCAAGGAACATTTTATTCCAAAAACCTTTTACTGAAGATACTTCAAATCATCGTAGGGTGTTCCTTAacagtttcaaattgaagaacccATAGAAGTTCCTCAAGGAACTTATAACTTCaccaaatctgaaaaaagtgtTGTTTAGGTACTGTTGTGAATTACAACATCCTGCATGAATGTCTCcacaattactgtatttttttttttatgttttaagccaAAACCTAATCTTGTAACC
The sequence above is drawn from the Astyanax mexicanus isolate ESR-SI-001 chromosome 19, AstMex3_surface, whole genome shotgun sequence genome and encodes:
- the atp6v0ca gene encoding ATPase H+ transporting V0 subunit ca, coding for MSAESPEYSPFFAVMGASAAMVFSALGAAYGTAKSGTGIAAMSVMRPELIMKSIIPVVMAGIIAIYGLVVAVLIANNISEKVTLYKSFLHLGAGLSVGLSGLAAGFAIGIVGDAGVRGTAQQPRLFVGMILILIFAEVLGLYGLIVALILSTK